GCCGCGGCGGCGCTGCGGTGTCTCTGGGCTGCCGGAGATCCCCGGGAAGCCTACATCCCCGGGCACGCGGGCAGCTCTCGGAGCGCACGCGCAGCAGTCCCGGGAGTGGCGCGAGCCTTGCCTCGAGGCCTCCTCCTCGGGGCGCCCCGTAGAGAACAGGTGCGGGTTTTGGCCTCTTGGCCCGGCACGGGAAATAGAAAGGGCGAGTTCGGGGAAAACACTGAAGTTTAGGGTTGTTCTCAGCATCCACAAGAttaagccttttttaaaaaggcGGGGAGGGGGGCGTGGGAGCCGCAGAATTGAGGGACGAGATTATGAAGGCCTGGAAGGTCCCATGGGGCACTTGGTTTTGACTTCAACTAGACATGTGTCAGCAAAATCCAAAGGATTAGATTAGAGGCAGACCCTGGAGGCGGAACTGTTAAATCCTTTTCTTTAAGTGGCCCTTGGGACCCATGTGTGTCACAGACTTGCTTTCGTAGACCTTGTCTGATGAGTAAGAATAAATCCTGGAGCCAAACCTGCTTCACTACACCAGGACCCGATCCTCCACCCTGCCCCTGTCCCCACCCCCCTATTTTGTTAACAATTAACTGCATGGGTCCACAAtgggaaattttataacaatttgAGCCCAGAACTAGAGCAGAATTCCTCTACTGTAGTTTTCAGATCATGATTCTATTTACTAATAGTTTCCATTTCCAAGAATTCCATTGTATGAAAGTTTATGTGTAAAATGCAGCTGTGGATTTAAGATTGTGACTGAAAGAAAATGGCTCTTAATAGGTTTGGGAAGTAAAGGATTAATTACATATTAGAAAACTAGGACAAGATTTAGGTTTTGGAGAGATTGTAAAATTAATCCTACTCTCATAGGAAACATTATCCTGATTGCATATGTTTTTATTAACAAGAAAAGTAATTACTGTAATGTGCTGAAGCCTTAAGTTTGTATGAAATTCAAAACAgtatcaagtaaaaaaaaatcaagtaaaatgATTTATGGAAGATAGGGGATCCCATCCATTTTATTTACAAGACCTTTAGGCAACCTGTTGCCCTCCTATTCAATACCAGTAACAATATTATTTGTTTTCAGTCATTGACTtaattctgattttgttttttttttgttttacttataaacaaggaaaatatAACTATTGATTAGAATTTAGAAGATGATCATTTCATGACCTTTTCCTGATTATAAACTAGGCTTTTTAGGTCCCTTTATTAACCTGGCATTATAGGTATTGAACTTTATTCTTTTTACAAAATTCTTAAATTCTATGGCTTCCAGATATTTCTTGTAGGGAGTATGCAAGTTTTTGGGGAAATTTTGAAAAGCACTTAAGAATGAAAAGCCCTTCCAAAATGCTTAGATATTATTCTAAATACTgtgaataattttttataaagttgTGTAGCATTTACAATGTGTTCTAATCCATTAGACTCCTTTTTCTTCTGGTGGATATGTTCAATATGTTCATACTCATGCTCCTCTTGAACAATCAGAAGATGGAAGACTGATTTATACAGGCAATCTGGCACGAGCAGTATTTGGTATGTGATTGGAAGTGGGATATATTCCTtgtttataatttaaataatatttcttcattccATTACTTAGAGAGGACTGTTGGCCGAAATGGAGTAAGATAGTagcttaaatgtttttttaagaatttgtaaatttctaaaaattagtTAATAAGAATCTATGTTATATGTCAAGTACTGTGTTAGGTTCAGGATATGTAAAACTCtttcctcaaggaacttgtatTTTATTAAGAGAAAAAGACTTTcaagtatatatatgtgtgtgtgtatatatatatatacacacacacatacactttcaATTTGGGGATATAGCACTAGTAGCTGGAGTGATCCCAGGAAAAGTCttaaatagagaaaaggaaaggggggcaaataaagagaaggaaataagtattaagtacccactatgtgcctGGAACTATGCTAAActctttacaaacatctcatttgatcctcatatcaATATTTTGATATAGGTGCTAATATGGTCccctattttacattttaaaatagtttacaTATTtactaggaaactgaggtagacagagactatgggattttcccagggtcacacaagctattAAGTGTCTTTAGTTGGatttgaagtcttcctgactccaagtccaatgctatCTCCACTGTTCCTTAATGTATAGCATAGTATTTGAACTGAACTTTGTAGagagctagggattctaagaggcagaggtgaggagtgAGTACATTCTAAGTATGGGGGGATAGCCTGTGCAAAGGCTTGAATACTAGAATTAGAATGTCATATATGAGGAATAGCAAGCTGACCGTTTAGCTGGAATGCAGAATGTGTGAAGGGGATCATTGTTTAATAAGCCTAGAAAGGTAGGCTAGAACCAGATTTTGAAGAATATTAAATGTTCAAGAGAGGAGATTGTATTCTCTTCTAGTGACAATAGTGAGGCATCAGAGCTTTCTGAGCCATGCAGTCaacatcagcaagcatttattaagtaccttttatGTGCTGAACTGTGCTAGTGTTTGGTAAGACCTGTGATTGAATAATATCTCTTTGATAGTTGTATAGAGGATGAATTAAAGAGAGGAGATAGACCAATGACTGGTAAATTGCAATAGCCTTGAATGGGTTCACCACGGGgacaagatggagaaaagaaatagtGGCGAGTACCAGCTTATGGCCTGGGAGAGAACTGAAGAGTCAAGGGATTGGAGGTCTTAGTGTGGGTGTGTTAAAGCAGTATGATGTTATGACATACAGTAGTAATGTGGCTATtggaaatacttaaaaaaaaaaaatccttaacttctgtcttggaatcaatactgtgtcaatACACAGTTcccaggttccaaggcagaaaagtggtaaggactaggcactgggggtcaagtgacttgctcagggtcacacagctgggaagtgtctgaggtcagatttgaacctaggacctcccatctctaggcctgactctcagtccactgagccacgcagctgccccccagaaatacatttttaaaaatactcctttaaaatacttttctattTTGCTTGTCAACTCAGGGagtggggtgggaaagaacatgaatcatgtaaccatgggaaaatattcttaagtcatttgtttaaaaaaaaaaaagaatacttttccAGGTAATTACATGCAaacaataatcattttttttgttgggtggatttcaaataatatttcatcatggagatggaaatagataatattttaaatacccAAACTCAAAATACTTCCCAGGTATTATTTAATATCTTGTTCTGGTGTTTCTGTTCAAAATGTAGGGCTAGATGGTGATATATCTCTGTTACATTGTTAGCGAAAGGGAGGGATATGAGTTACACGAGATCACTAATGTAGATAGAACTAGAAATGTCATTGTAATGAACTGGTTACAATTTGACTAAGGTACTGTCTGAGCTCATCAATCTGAAACTTTTGTCATGAGTAGTGTAACCTTTTGGTTACTTTGGATAAAGAACTTTCTATTTGTTATTAGTATTTTTATACTTTGTTGAGTAGAAAATAGACTTGTTAGGAACAATAAAGAATTGCTTGACTACTCCAAGTGGTTCCCCCTTGCTCTACTTTTTGGTTTTATCTGTTGGTCTCATAGTTTTTTCTATGTCTTCTATTGTAAGTCTCTCAGGCATTGTTCTTGTTTCTACTTAGGACAAgccctatatatatatttttttttcaatttaatttttgtttttttttccaattagttattttttctttgtttatctcATTCCAGATCCATTTGTACAAGTCTTCCTaagttttttctaaaaccctcccttttgccatttcttatgttGCAGATGTGCTTTTACATTCAGATAAcctaattttttcagccatttcttcAGTTGATGGGCATTTAATTTTGAGtcctttgccattacaaaaagagctgctataaatttttttttgtatttttatgtgGTTTCtttggttccaaattgttttctagaatggtgGGACCAATTCACAACTAAAACAAGGCattaatgtgaatggaataaaatgATTACTTTGTACCTTTGAAAAACactaactgattttttttctgttttaaaaattcaGGTGTGAAATGTTTCTCTTATTCGACAAGCTTGCTCAGCCTTGCATTACTCCCATATATATTTGGACAAACTAATGTTGAATTTGGAAGTCTGCCTCTGAAAATTGCATTTTATGGTGCTTTGGGAACTTTTACATTAATTACTCCAATGATACTTCACTTTATTACAAAGGGATATGTGGTTCGATTGTACCATGAAGCCAAGACAGACATTTATACAGCCATTACGTATAATGTTGTTCTTTTAGAAAAGAGAACAGTTTTTCATCAAAATGATGTAAAGGTTCCAGATATCAAAAGTATATTTACCTCATTTcatgcaaaaacaaaatcaatgctagTTAATCCAATGCTTTTTCCATACCCTCAAGATTATAACCATCTTATGGGCTATGACAAACCTTTTACTTTTGACATTGAAGAatccaatgaaaataaatagcTCAAAGAAGATAAATGTGACCCTCTTTGTTGTATATCGGTTCAAGTGTATCCTTTTTGTATCattgtaaaataataaattatccttttattattagtgtctttttttcaaataactgtaataaagaaaaacatgaaataccTGAAGCCATATGAAATAGTGAGATCTTAATTATAATAAACCACTTAGAAACAAAGTTCTTATATTGAAAaccagataattttttaaaattctgaacgccacaaacaaaaacaaaaaacatttccatCTACAAAATAAGAACAGAGACGTACACATGAAACTGACTTTGTTACATACAGCTTGCAAAACCAGATACACTAAAAAAGAAACTTTCTAGGTCACGTGATGCCTCTCCAAATCTTTTCTCGTTCCCTTCAATTATACTActtttaagggtttaaaaatgcttAATTGGCACTTTCTTAGATTCTCACTATGACCTTTGGGAGGGGCAGCCCACTTCTATACATTTCTGATGATAAACCTTTTTTTCTGATGCTTCTCCTGTGCAATTCTTCCTTGGTAATTTGTTTTCTCCTCATGCCTACCAGCTACCTCTCAGTTATTCTTAGGTGTTCTACAACTTTAATTCATCAGAGACTTTGGTGTTTTGTGACAGTCAACAGCAAGAAATATTGATagaaagtttcctttttttttttaggttgaaACTTaagaatcatcaaaacaatccaaTCTATTCTGCTCTGTTCTGATCCTGGCTTACTGTCCATGTGCAGTGTTCTGGGGACAGAACATATATAATTGTCTATTCAATGGCATATAATCTGAACTATAGGCATgattcattcaattatttttccCTATGTATAATTAGGTCAAATTCTTGAGTGATATGCATCTCATTGGGAGGCTTAGAAATAAATGTTCATGGACTTGGAAAACAAttattgaatgcctactatgtgctagacactgaatATGAAAGTGAGACACTGCCCTGATGGAACTTGCATTCTACTATGGGAAATCAATATATTTAGAAGTACAGGATATAGAGTGATgggaaaattcaagagaagctCTTTGAAGGAAGCAATACTGAGTTTTGAAGGGATCTAGAGGTTCtaaaagataaggaagaagaaTATTCCAGGTTCAAGGGACAAGCTGCAAAGGCAAAGTGTGAGATAAGATGTCAAGTATGTAGAACATCAATCAAATAGCCATTTAGCTGAAGTATAGGGTATATGAGGAACAACGTATAATCAGCTAAAGTTATTGCTGTTACGTCTTTCAAAGAATATGATTGTTAAGCATGGATCTTGAAGATGAGTCTCTTAGGTGGCATTTTCCACTACAAgaggaaatgcttttttttttttaatagtcaaaCTATGAATGATGAGATCTTGTATTCTTTACATCCTTTGTTGAGTTGTTTACTGTAGAATATTGCTTCTGAAAGTTTTGCCTGTTCCTGTCTCATTCCTTCTGTGGATTATATTCACATAAATTATGTAGAGATGAGAATAGACATGAATTGGCAGTTATTAACATTTTGTGGTAATAAGGTCTGAGATTTCCCCCTCACCTCTGATTTCTtctattttcaaagtactttgagAACTGAGCCTTCGGTGCTCTcaaaattatatctattttaattcTAACCAGCTTTGAATATGTCATCTAGGTTAGTtgttgttcttatttttcttttctttagtacCATTTCCATAACTTCATAGAGGGCATATAGACTATGACCAAATTCAAGTATGGCTAATGGCAAGAAGTTTATTATAaaatcttttccagttttctaatGTTTGATGTGGGTCTCATGTTACTTCATGTTCATGGACCAGAGGCAATGAGTTAGTATAGTGGATAGATGTATATAATTGAAGGAATCAGGGTAATTGGATGAATTATGCCTATTGTTCAAATTATGATGAATAGACAATCTGGAATTGATTTATCATATACTTTCTAGCCCCAGATGCTGCATGGACAGTAAACCAGAACCAGAATGAAGCAGAATGGAATGGATCGTTTTGATGATTCCTAAGCTGTAACTTGAATTCCTAATATTATTTCTTGCTGTTGGCTATCGCAGAACACTGAAGTCTCTGACAAATTAAAGTTGTGGGTCACCTCAGGATAATTGAGAGGTACCTGGTGggcaattatatatgtataattgaaGGGTTCAGGGAAAGATTTGGAGTGGCATCACATgacctgggttaaaattctgTTTcaaacattagctgtgtgaccttgggcaagtaacttaacttcattgtgcctgagtttcctcatctgtaaaacaaagggattggattctggtttcaaagtttctttccagctttagagcatatatatatatatatatatatatatatatatatatatatatatatatatatatatatatgtataatgggGGGTGTGGTGTGTGAGTGTGCAACAGAGAAGTTTGCTTCAAACTTATAATACAGCAGTTATATGGGGAAGTCATAAATCTGTAGTCTTGGAAAGGTGCCTGAAATCTTTTTCCCAGAGGAAgctgagaatttaaatgacttctccatgatcacagagctagtatatGTCAAAGTGAATGtgtagggcagctagatagcacagtagataaagctccaggcctgaaatcagcaggacctggagtcaaatttgacctcagacacttcctatctgtgcgaccctggacaaatcactttaccccaattgcctctAGCCCctattgttcttctgtcttgtaatAGATATTTGTATCTATtcattacaagacagaaggtaagggtttgtttttttaaaataaaagtaaatgtgTATAAGGCAGGAATTGAGTTGAtgtttggttggttgtttttttttctcctaagtcTGTAATATCCTTTTATTCTTTAAGATTTTTAGTGTGTAATCAAATCTGAATTACTACTGTTTGTAAGCTCATATCTGAAGACTTAAGCATTTGAATTCATTCAACCAATTTATTCAATTAAATCACTATGGTAAAAAACATGCCTTATACCACATATTTGTGCATGTATAACAGAACACAGCattcatttaaaatctttatttggAAAGAAGTtataaaagtttaaaagagaATCCATTTAAAGGCTTCCTTGGAAGATCATCATGTGATTTCAACAATTAAATCATGATGCATGGTTTCAGTGTTTTGGAGTTGACGAAGTTCCCATTGTCTCATGTTGTTTGTCACATCTCTTCATATATATAGCCTTCTGACCAGGACCTTCTGACTTCAAGATCATCATcccctctattcactgtgccaaacTGCCTAGTAGGTTCTATCTAcatagctttattttttcttatttccttttcaagAACTTTTTCATCTTATTTCAACTAGCTGGTTCCTTGAAAAGACAGCTAAGGCTtttaccaattttttaaaaaggaaaagtattttgGCATTAAAAGTTACAATTGCTTTCATAAGCCTGAAGGTAGGCACAAGAAGCAGAGCAATGCTCTCTCTTCAGAGCCTAGCTAGCTACATTGTCTGTTCTCAGCAGATAAAACTATGTTGAGGAAGAGTGAATTGTTCTTTTCCACATTCTCTGGCTCCTGTCTAGATGATTTACAACTGAATAATGATtgagaactggaaaagacctttaAAATTATCTAGTGATTCCATTCCAACCCCCTTTATAACGTGAGAAAACTGAGTACTAGAAAGGTAAATCTAATTGTCCAAGGAATAAAGGAAATTTCAAATTATCAATGCCTGTCTAATATGATTGACAGTTCTTGTGGGGGAGGGtattattggtaaaatgagggaatgggcATAGTTTCTCCATTTTAAAGTAGAATCCCCCAATTCTTTTCTACACTAATGTCCTTCTTGTACAACATTTCTGCATGCAACTGtgacttgcatttttttttattctggtaATGGAGAAGATCTTTTTTTAGGCTTCAGATCATGATTATTTTGACATTTATTTAGTTTCACTTGGTATGGTGAACTGTAACATTAGCTTCTTTGCACATTCAATATTGTGGCTGTTTTTTGTatataaaagtgaaatgagcaaatatGTTGGcatttatttcctcctctttctcttcttacaGGAATTGTTTACTGGAAGGCAGTCAGTACAAATACTGAAAATCagaaaaacaggaaataaaacTGAGTAGGAAGCCAGAAATCATGTGACTGATGACTAAGTCAGACTTTTTCTTCTTACAGGAAAGAGTAAGATACTAATTCACTgctctccttttttcattttgaagCTTTAAAAGATAATTATGCTTCAGATTGTATTTTTCTCCATCCTGTTTACTTTCACATTCACTGAATCAATGAAAAATGATTGGACCTGCAACTCCCAAGATGCAGAAATAACATATTCTTCCTGTGGTAAGTGTATTACAAACTTCACACTATCAGTTGTTTTGAAGGTGAGTTTTCACAAGAGCAATATTTAGACACCTACCTGCAGGGCCAGAAATGCTTTAGTTGTGACTACTGGAGAGAAGGGCTGTCTACTCATTTGTTCTAGCAGCCCTTTAAGTTTCTGTCCTTCACATGAGACTAGTTTTTCTGATTTGTGCTCTGCTTGCCCCTAAATGATAATTCTTCCCCACTGCCCCCACTGGTGAGCTTATTGTATCTTGGGTTCTGTTCAGGATTTCATCCCAACACTATAATTGTCTGCTGTTATTTTCCATTGTCCCTCCCCAACTGATAGGCTTCTGTGTCCTTCAGGGTCATTGATGTGGTGGAAACATTGCTAGTTTTCCACTAGTCTTGATTTCTCAGCTGGGCTAGGGTTTCTAAAGGCTCTGTTAGCCTCTTCAGAATCCCAATTTTGGTTACATTCCTGGTTTTTTGCCCTCATTTTTGGAGGTTAAGGAAAAGAGTTTCAGTGTTTTATATAGACAAAGAGTTTGTTGACAAACTTTCTTCTCAGACTACTGCAACTCTCCTGACTGGCCACTTTCTCTGGGTCTAGTCACTGATCCTGACCATTCCACTTGATTGCTTCCATGGAATTTCCTGAGGCAGCTCATTCATTCTCTTTGTTAATAGCTCTAAACTGTGAGGcaatttttccttatgttgagCTGAAATATGCCTCCTGTAATTTTCACCCAGTAGTTCTAGCTCTGTCCCTCTAGGGACAAACAAAGAAAGCCTAGTTCTCCTATTTAATggcaaatattcaaatatttgaatgtaGATAACTTTTTAAGACTACAAATAGCAAAGAATGTGCTGAGCTATATTTTAGAGGGAGTGTTCTCACCCAGGAGTTCCTAtctcaatgaaattacaggtccatTACTTCTCCCTATTTATATTCATATCTCTCCCAAGGCTTCTTTTCTTTAGGCTAAATATATATCCAGTTCCTTCAGTTGATACTCTGGCCTTCTTATAACTCCCTTCTCTGCTGCTCTGCATATGCTCTTAATAAATTTGATGTCCAAAACTACAGAAAATGCCCCAAATGTTCTACCTAGGCCAGAATATTGACTATAATCTCTTTTGCTCCAGACTCTACACTTCTATAATTGCAgtttatgatttcattagtttgACTGCTGACtcttagaatcataaaatctaAAGA
This sequence is a window from Monodelphis domestica isolate mMonDom1 chromosome 3, mMonDom1.pri, whole genome shotgun sequence. Protein-coding genes within it:
- the TMEM70 gene encoding transmembrane protein 70, mitochondrial; this translates as MLLLAVSGPLVARLRLGGGWTRVRPWAAAALRCLWAAGDPREAYIPGHAGSSRSARAAVPGVARALPRGLLLGAPRREQTPFSSGGYVQYVHTHAPLEQSEDGRLIYTGNLARAVFGVKCFSYSTSLLSLALLPYIFGQTNVEFGSLPLKIAFYGALGTFTLITPMILHFITKGYVVRLYHEAKTDIYTAITYNVVLLEKRTVFHQNDVKVPDIKSIFTSFHAKTKSMLVNPMLFPYPQDYNHLMGYDKPFTFDIEESNENK